From the Oleiharenicola lentus genome, one window contains:
- a CDS encoding TonB-dependent receptor — protein sequence MHPTVTKRSARQSLSRGLVAGLLLAQTALPALAQTTNNANNTESADKDAPVVLETYTVTAGFAGSLAAAAEMKQNQKVITEVIAAEDIGKLPDISIADALTRLTGLTTQRTNGRSQQISIRGLNGDFSTGLLNGREQVSTGMNRAVEFDQYPADLLSEVVVYKTATPSLTGQGLAGSIDLRTVRPLDKTGRVVAVNGYYEWNELGALTPGAKATGNRFNISYIDQVEGGTIGVAFGYSHSSKPFAGQQFQAWGYPTDNNNLVLGGMKPYVRNSILERDGYMAVLEYKPDENTHSVIDVYYSDFKEDQLLRGMEVPLYWSSAALQAGYTTSGGLATNSTFTNVQPIVRNDVFTRSDKPIAVGWNLVMGKASEWPITFDASYSSVKRKDFNLELWAGLSSLGTPFTTADTMKVTLNPGGLPMITTTKNYADASILRISDPQGWQSWKFPSTGSPGYYKGFESKDTMSQLKLSTRHELNRFFSAVEMGLSYTDRYKRDGENPSGFPVLKNNAATAPMPASNGITDFTYLGIGKIYSFDPLAYFNSGAFNLVGNDGTDFVARRFQVREEVTQFYTQAEIASKAGNIPVTGNVGFRIIHTDQSSNGLSANGNTVTAVADGDTYTQFAPSLNLNFEITDRSVVRFSLARQIARPRMYDMRASRTWGYNTTNASSTNINQSPWSGGGGNSALKPWVADSVDLSYEHYFNQSKGYFSVAAFAKKLRNFVYEQSAIADFSGYPITGTPPVLSQGIVSQPMNGDGGNIRGLEFSLVLASELISESFKGFGVQFGAALTKSGIKPWGPSSGTAPIAGLSEKVYQVTAYYERHGWSARVSNRYRSENRQYITNFGVPNPSGDVNPNGGFSMAQPESVVDAQISYTFPKDGPMKNLSVFLQGYNLTNEPLITYNNDDPRQVINYQQYGASYSFGAAYKF from the coding sequence CGAGATGAAACAGAACCAGAAGGTCATCACCGAGGTGATCGCCGCGGAGGATATCGGCAAGCTGCCCGACATCTCCATCGCGGACGCACTCACCCGCCTGACCGGCCTCACGACCCAGCGCACCAACGGTCGTAGCCAGCAGATCAGCATTCGCGGCCTCAACGGCGATTTCAGCACCGGCCTCCTCAACGGCCGCGAGCAGGTCTCCACCGGCATGAACCGCGCCGTCGAGTTCGACCAGTATCCCGCTGACCTCCTCAGTGAGGTGGTGGTTTACAAGACCGCGACCCCGAGCCTCACCGGCCAGGGCCTCGCCGGCTCGATCGACCTGCGCACCGTGCGCCCGCTCGACAAGACCGGCCGGGTCGTCGCAGTGAACGGCTACTATGAGTGGAACGAGCTCGGCGCCCTCACGCCCGGCGCGAAGGCCACCGGCAACCGCTTCAACATTTCCTACATCGACCAGGTTGAGGGCGGCACGATCGGCGTGGCCTTCGGCTACTCGCACTCGAGCAAGCCCTTTGCCGGCCAGCAGTTCCAGGCCTGGGGTTACCCGACCGACAACAACAACCTCGTGCTCGGCGGCATGAAGCCCTACGTCCGCAACAGCATCCTCGAGCGCGACGGCTACATGGCCGTGCTCGAATACAAGCCCGACGAGAACACCCACTCGGTGATCGATGTTTACTACTCCGACTTCAAGGAGGACCAGCTCCTGCGCGGCATGGAAGTGCCCCTCTACTGGAGCTCGGCCGCCCTGCAGGCCGGTTACACCACCAGCGGCGGTCTGGCCACCAACTCGACGTTCACCAACGTCCAGCCCATCGTCCGCAACGACGTCTTCACCCGCTCCGACAAGCCGATCGCCGTCGGCTGGAACCTCGTCATGGGCAAGGCCTCCGAATGGCCCATCACCTTCGACGCCAGCTACTCCAGCGTGAAGCGCAAGGACTTCAACCTCGAGCTCTGGGCCGGCCTCAGCTCCCTCGGCACGCCGTTCACCACCGCCGACACGATGAAGGTCACGCTCAACCCGGGCGGACTGCCGATGATCACCACCACGAAGAACTACGCCGACGCCTCGATCCTGCGCATCAGCGATCCGCAGGGCTGGCAGTCCTGGAAGTTCCCGTCCACCGGTTCGCCCGGCTACTACAAGGGCTTCGAGTCCAAGGACACCATGTCGCAGCTCAAGCTCTCCACCCGGCACGAGCTGAACCGCTTCTTCTCCGCCGTCGAGATGGGCCTCAGCTACACCGACCGCTACAAGCGCGACGGTGAGAATCCCTCCGGCTTCCCGGTGTTGAAGAACAACGCCGCCACCGCGCCCATGCCCGCCAGCAACGGCATCACGGACTTCACTTATCTCGGCATCGGCAAGATCTACTCCTTCGACCCGCTCGCCTACTTCAACTCGGGCGCGTTCAACCTCGTCGGCAACGACGGCACCGACTTCGTCGCCCGCCGCTTCCAGGTCCGCGAGGAGGTCACGCAGTTCTACACCCAGGCCGAGATCGCCAGCAAGGCCGGCAACATCCCGGTCACGGGCAACGTGGGTTTCCGCATCATCCACACCGACCAGTCGTCCAACGGTCTTTCGGCCAATGGCAACACGGTGACCGCGGTCGCCGACGGCGACACCTACACGCAGTTCGCCCCGAGCCTGAATCTCAACTTTGAGATCACGGACCGCAGCGTCGTGCGTTTCAGCCTCGCCCGCCAGATCGCCCGCCCCCGCATGTATGACATGCGCGCCTCGCGCACCTGGGGTTACAACACCACCAATGCCAGCTCCACCAACATCAACCAGAGCCCCTGGAGCGGCGGCGGCGGCAACAGCGCCCTCAAGCCCTGGGTCGCCGACTCGGTGGACCTCTCCTACGAGCACTACTTCAACCAGAGCAAGGGCTACTTCTCCGTGGCGGCCTTCGCCAAGAAGCTGCGCAACTTCGTCTACGAGCAGAGCGCGATCGCCGACTTCAGCGGCTACCCGATCACCGGCACCCCGCCCGTTCTCTCGCAGGGTATCGTCTCGCAGCCGATGAACGGCGACGGCGGCAACATCCGCGGCCTCGAGTTCTCCCTCGTGCTCGCCAGCGAGCTGATCAGCGAGAGCTTCAAGGGCTTCGGCGTCCAGTTTGGCGCCGCGCTGACCAAGAGCGGCATCAAGCCCTGGGGCCCGAGCAGCGGGACCGCACCCATCGCCGGTCTCTCCGAGAAGGTCTACCAGGTCACGGCCTACTATGAGCGCCACGGTTGGTCCGCCCGCGTCAGCAACCGCTACCGCTCCGAGAACCGCCAATACATCACCAACTTCGGCGTGCCGAATCCCAGTGGTGACGTGAATCCCAACGGCGGCTTCTCCATGGCCCAGCCCGAGAGCGTCGTCGACGCCCAGATCAGCTACACGTTCCCCAAGGACGGTCCGATGAAGAACCTCTCGGTCTTCCTCCAGGGCTACAACCTGACCAACGAACCGCTGATCACCTACAACAACGACGACCCGCGTCAGGTCATCAACTATCAGCAATACGGCGCGTCCTACTCCTTCGGCGCCGCCTACAAGTTCTGA
- the malQ gene encoding 4-alpha-glucanotransferase, which translates to MPVRTPNRAAKKVAVTSGSRPAPVPPASWLDTRAAGVLAHVSSLPGAYGIGNLGRGARAFVDFLADARVRYWQICPIGPTGYGDSPYQLFSASAGNPYFIDLGELVGAGLLSDDELAPLRRLPAGRVDYGWLYADFWRVLTRAADRFITAGTDRLEGLGSFRAFQREHAEWLEPYTDFMALKGHFGGWPWPSWPEPFARWTPRLRATLPDSVRLESERHAFYQYVFFGQWEQLRSYARERGVGIIGDVPIFVALDSADTWRNREVFRLDARGNPLAVAGVPPDYFSALGQLWGNPLYDWNHLRKTGYAWWLGRLRAAFGLYDVIRLDHFRGFDTFWEIPAGAPDARTGCWQPGPGLEFFDAVRAALPEARIIAEDLGYIGPDVVKLRRDAGLPGMKILQFAYGHDANNANLPHYYPPDSVAYTGTHDNITARGWLESLQPPYDAKIAEYFQLDSSKSAWPVIRAALATTSRLAVIPVQDLLDLPADATLNRPGTTDGNWQWRFTDDQLTALRQGRVETLRHWVQLYDRTGERPVRDYSEPPENGTTDH; encoded by the coding sequence ATGCCCGTCCGCACGCCGAACCGCGCGGCCAAGAAAGTCGCCGTCACCTCCGGTTCCCGTCCCGCCCCCGTGCCTCCGGCTTCCTGGCTTGATACCCGCGCCGCCGGTGTGCTGGCGCACGTGTCCTCCCTCCCCGGCGCCTACGGCATCGGTAATCTCGGACGCGGGGCCCGGGCGTTCGTGGATTTCCTGGCCGACGCCCGCGTCCGCTACTGGCAGATCTGCCCGATCGGCCCGACCGGTTACGGCGACTCGCCCTACCAGCTTTTCTCCGCCAGCGCCGGCAACCCCTACTTCATCGACCTCGGCGAACTGGTCGGAGCCGGCCTGCTCTCCGACGACGAACTGGCCCCGCTGCGCCGGCTGCCCGCCGGGCGCGTGGACTACGGCTGGCTCTACGCCGATTTCTGGCGCGTGCTCACGCGCGCCGCTGATCGCTTCATCACCGCTGGCACCGACCGCCTCGAGGGCCTCGGCTCCTTCCGCGCCTTCCAGCGTGAACACGCGGAATGGCTCGAGCCCTACACGGATTTCATGGCGCTCAAGGGACATTTCGGCGGCTGGCCCTGGCCCAGCTGGCCGGAACCGTTCGCCCGTTGGACCCCGCGGCTGCGCGCCACCCTGCCCGACAGCGTGCGCCTCGAGTCCGAGCGCCACGCCTTCTACCAATACGTCTTCTTCGGCCAGTGGGAGCAGCTGCGCAGCTACGCCCGAGAGCGCGGCGTCGGCATCATCGGCGACGTGCCGATCTTTGTGGCGCTCGACAGCGCCGACACCTGGCGCAACCGCGAGGTCTTCCGGCTCGACGCCCGTGGCAACCCCCTCGCGGTGGCCGGCGTGCCGCCCGACTATTTCTCCGCCCTCGGCCAGCTCTGGGGCAACCCGCTCTACGACTGGAACCACCTGCGCAAGACCGGCTATGCGTGGTGGCTCGGGCGGCTGCGCGCCGCCTTCGGGCTCTACGATGTCATCCGGCTCGATCACTTCCGCGGCTTCGACACCTTCTGGGAAATTCCCGCCGGTGCCCCCGATGCGCGCACCGGCTGCTGGCAGCCGGGTCCGGGCCTGGAGTTTTTCGACGCGGTCCGCGCCGCCCTGCCCGAGGCCCGCATCATCGCCGAGGATCTCGGTTACATCGGGCCCGACGTGGTGAAGCTCCGCCGCGACGCCGGGCTGCCGGGCATGAAGATCCTCCAGTTCGCCTACGGCCACGACGCCAACAACGCCAACCTCCCGCACTACTATCCGCCCGACAGCGTCGCCTACACCGGCACGCACGACAACATCACCGCGCGCGGGTGGCTCGAATCCCTGCAGCCGCCCTACGACGCGAAGATCGCCGAGTATTTCCAACTCGACAGCTCCAAGTCCGCCTGGCCGGTCATCCGTGCCGCGCTCGCCACCACATCCCGGCTCGCCGTCATCCCCGTGCAGGACCTGCTCGACCTGCCGGCCGACGCCACCCTCAACCGCCCCGGCACCACCGACGGCAACTGGCAGTGGCGTTTCACCGACGACCAGCTCACCGCCCTGCGCCAGGGTCGCGTGGAGACGCTGCGGCACTGGGTTCAGCTCTACGACCGCACCGGCGAACGTCCGGTGAGGGACTACAGCGAACCGCCCGAGAATGGGACCACCGACCATTGA